One window of Nymphaea colorata isolate Beijing-Zhang1983 chromosome 1, ASM883128v2, whole genome shotgun sequence genomic DNA carries:
- the LOC116246803 gene encoding probable LRR receptor-like serine/threonine-protein kinase At1g07650 — MMDAEPVIFFFLLLFFLPSISSQSPPARLPPSEVAALQRFADILGKKDWDLNDPCRGDNGITCYCNGTICHVTSIVLKGQGLPGTLPRDLSGLPYLGELDLTRNYLYGSIPPEWGKLRLVNVSLMSNRLSGPIPKELGDMITLKNITLEDNEFSGPLPPEIGNLKNLVRLILSSNYFTGPLPATMKELTNMTDFRISDNGFSGKLPEFIFTWTSLTRLQIQGTSLTGPIPSNIGALENLTQLIMSDIKGTGSSFPDISQLMNLTILILRSCNISGEIPDYIGQIKNLKTLDLSFNNLYGGIPNSLNDHKKLQQLFLTSNYLSGSIPEWIMTQNLNRDLSFNNFTDITGNATISCSSTNLNLVESFSSVLENQSNITPCLRKNYPCAEKRFSTLFIDCGSPAATPIGAINYEADGQSKGAATLFVSPNNNWAMSSTGVYLDNDDDNDEYIEYSNSSLLSMPNSELYKSARIAATSLKYYGLCLYDGNYTVKLHFAEIMITDEKNFSSLGRRLFDVYIQGELKLQDFNIKESANGSFKDVTKVFPNITVTSGSLRIHLFWAGKGTTVIPKRGVYGPLISAITVTPEFEIPKRPVDRTVLVIVVVVASAAVLIIILLAVLYARRRANHVKHIGGPFTLRQIKAATRNFHQDNKIGQGGFGPVYKGCLPNGTVVAIKQLSAESYQGNREYITEIGLISALQHPNLVKLYGCCTEGNQLFLVYEYMENNSLAHVLFRDGPKLDWNTRRRICIGVAKGLAHLHGGTRLNIVHRDIKPTNILLDKDLNAKISDFGLAKLVEADRRSRTTRIVGTEGYIAPEYKRSGRLSCKADVYSFGIVVLEVVSGKSHRSWHSEKCLPMLDWALVLQKNGRLLELVDPELGADFSEEEAYVLLDVALRCIDKSPSQRPDMCTVVGMMENQTPMKPQPVSCKEKKTVPSEVEIEYSQSQYSWVRDESQDGPWTASMSGTSMDYTDSGVNPTLREDSHPVDIESGRRRRRYTKNQRTKSVEHRPSWSSCYSGGTKK; from the exons ATGATGGACGCAGAACCCgtgatcttcttcttcctcctccttttcttccttccctCCATTTCCTCCCAAAGTCCACCTGCCAGGTTGCCTCCTAGCGAGG TGGCTGCGCTCCAGCGATTTGCAGACATCTTGGGGAAGAAAGACTGGGACTTGAATGATCCGTGCAGAGGCGACAACGGAATTACTTGCTACTGCAACGGTACCATCTGTCACGTGACAAgcat AGTTCTGAAAGGGCAAGGGCTGCCTGGAACACTACCGAGAGATCTGTCAGGATTGCCATATCTTGGGGAACT GGATCTTACTCGCAATTACCTCTACGGATCGATACCTCCAGAGTGGGGCAAACTGAGACTTGTTAATGT GTCGCTCATGTCAAACCGCCTGTCAGGGCCCATCCCGAAAGAGCTAGGAGACATGATCACTCTTAAGAATAT AACGCTTGAAGATAACGAGTTTTCAGGGCCACTTCCCCCAGAAATTGGAAATCTGAAAAATCTTGTGAGACT AATCCTCTCCTCAAATTACTTCACAGGACCATTACCAGCTACAATGAAAGAGCTAACGAACATGACGGACTT TAGAATAAGTGATAATGGGTTTTCTGGGAAACTACCCGAATTCATCTTCACTTGGACTTCGCTCACAAGATT GCAAATTCAAGGAACAAGTTTGACAGGTCCCATTCCTTCTAACATTGGTGCACTGGAAAATCTAACCCAATT GATAATGAGTGATATAAAAGGGACGGGATCCAGTTTCCCAGATATAAGTCAACTAATGAACCTAACGATACT AATACTAAGATCGTGTAACATTTCTGGGGAGATTCCTGATTATATTGGTCAAATAAAGAATCTGAAGACGTT AGACCTAAGCTTCAATAACTTATATGGAGGGATTCCAAACTCTCTGAATGACCACAAAAAACTACAGCAACT GTTCCTAACAAGCAACTATCTATCTGGCAGCATTCCAGAATGGATCATGACGCAGAACCTGAACAG AGATTTGTCATTCAACAATTTTACAGACATAACCGGTAACGCGACAATTAGTTGTTCATCCACGAATCT CAATTTGGTCGAGAGCTTTTCGTCAGTGTTGGAAAACCA AAGCAATATAACTCCCTGTCTGAGGAAGAACTACCCTTGTGCTGAGAAAAGAT TTTCCACTTTGTTCATAGACTGTGGAAGTCCAGCAGCAACTCCCATCGGAGCCATCAATTATGAGGCAGATGGCCAGAGTAAAGGTGCCGCAACATTATTCGTGAGTCCGAACAATAACTGGGCAATGAGCAGCACAGGGGTATATCTGGATAATGATGATGACAACGATGAGTACATAGAATATTCCAACAGTTCTCTCCTGTCCATGCCTAATTCAGAACTCTATAAGTCAGCACGTATAGCTGCAACTTCTCTCAAATACTACGGACTGTGTCTTTATGATGGGAATTACACAGTGAAGCTCCATTTTGCAGAAATAATGATAACAGATGAAAAGAATTTCAGCAGTCTTGGAAGGCGCCTTTTCGATGTGTACATCCAG GGGGAGTTGAAGCTCCAGGATTTCAACATAAAAGAAAGTGCCAATGGTTCTTTCAAGGATGTTACTAAAGTATTCCCTAACATCACCGTGACAAGCGGCAGTCTCAGGATCCACTTGTTTTGGGCCGGGAAGGGTACCACAGTGATTCCAAAAAGAGGAGTTTATGGGCCTTTGATATCTGCCATTACTGTGACTCCTG AATTTGAGATTCCCAAGCGACCGGTGGACCGGACTGTTCTTGTAATTGTGGTTGTTGTTGCATCTGCTGCCGTGCTCATCATCATACTGCTCGCTGTACTTTATGCTCGCCGCCGGGCCAATCATG TAAAACATATAGGCGGCCCCTTCACTTTGCGCCAAATAAAAGCTGCCACGCGTAATTTTCATCAGGACAACAAGATCGGGCAAGGAGGCTTCGGACCAGTTTACAAG GGTTGCCTACCAAATGGTACAGTCGTTGCAATTAAGCAGCTCTCAGCCGAATCATATCAAGGAAATCGTGAATATATTACGGAAATAGGTTTGATCTCTGCGCTACAACACCCAAATCTGGTGAAACTTTATGGCTGCTGCACTGAAGGAAACCAACTCTTTCTTGTTTACGAGTACATGGAGAACAACTCTCTAGCTCATGTCTTGTTCA GAGATGGTCCAAAATTGGATTGGAATACGCGCCGAAGAATTTGCATCGGAGTGGCCAAGGGTCTGGCGCATCTCCATGGAGGAACTAGATTGAATATTGTTCATCGAGACATAAAGCCCACAAATATTCTGCTGGACAAGGATCTCAATGCCAAAATATCTGACTTTGGATTGGCGAAACTGGTTGAGGCTGACCGCAGAAGCAGAAC AACCCGCATAGTTGGAACCGA GGGTTATATAGCACCTGAATATAAGAGGAGCGGTCGCTTGTCTTGCAAAGCAGATGTCTACAGCTTCGGCATTGTCGTCCTCGAAGTAGTGAGCGGCAAGAGCCACAGAAGCTGGCACAGTGAAAAGTGCCTCCCCATGCTTGATTGG GCACTTGttcttcaaaagaatggaagacTTCTGGAACTTGTGGATCCAGAGCTGGGTGCAGATTTCTCTGAGGAGGAGGCCTATGTCCTTCTTGATGTGGCCCTGAGATGCATCGATAAGTCTCCCTCACAGAGGCCTGACATGTGCACAGTGGTGGGCATGATGGAGAACCAAACTCCCATGAAACCTCAGCCTGTATCTTGCAAGGAGAAGAAGACAGTACCCTCTGAAGTTGAAATTGAGTACAGCCAGTCCCAGTATAGCTGGGTTCGGGACGAAAGCCAGGATGGACCATGGACTGCTTCCATGTCAGGCACCAGTATGGACTACACAGACAGTGGTGTTAATCCTACATTGCGGGAGGACTCTCATCCTGTGGATATTGAATCcggccgccgccgccgccgatATACCAAGAACCAGAGGACCAAGTCCGTCGAACATCGTCCGTCGTGGTCTTCATGCTATTCTGGTGGCACCAAGAAGTAA